Proteins encoded within one genomic window of Canis lupus dingo isolate Sandy chromosome 28, ASM325472v2, whole genome shotgun sequence:
- the SFR1 gene encoding swi5-dependent recombination DNA repair protein 1 homolog isoform X1, which yields MESPSDPAVVSPSTPQACASPPSPRPSSSRKQPMSATLRERLRKTRFSFNSCYSAVKRLKVENEENDQTFPEEPSIEENCLDFQENFKHIDSPFKESTCLKNTFKSISACESKSLDTESRSDLQSDFVNEDLSKQGLSEERAKLVKQIEEKEDLLRRLKLVKMYRSKNDLSQLQLLIQKWRSCSQLLLYELQSAMSEENKKLSLTQLIDHCGLDDKLLHYNRNEEEFMGV from the exons ATGGAAAGCCCATCCGACCCAGCCGTGGTTTCACCTAGCACTCCGCAGGCCTGTGCCAGTCCACCATCTCCCCGCCCAAGTAGTTCAAGAAAACAA CCGATGAGTGCAACACTTAGAGAACGACTAAGGAAAACtagattttcatttaattcctGTTACAGTGCGGTAAAACGTCTTAAAGTAGAGAATGAAGAAAACGATCAGACTTTTCCTGAGGAACCTTCAATAGAGGAAAACTGTTTggattttcaagaaaattttaaacacatagACAGTCCATTCAAAGAAAGTACATGTTTGAAAAATACCTTCAAGAGTATCAGTGCTTGTGAATCTAAGTCTCTTGATACTGAGTCACGCAGTGATCTCCAGAGTGACTTTGTGAATGAGGATCTTTCCAAACAAGGATTAAGTGAAGAAAGAGCAAAATTGGTGAAGCAGATTGAGGAGAAAGAAGATCTTCTTCGGAGGCTAAAACTGGTCAAAATGTATAGATCAAAG aatgaCCTGTCTCAGTTACAGTTGTTAATACAGAAGTGGAGAAGCTGTAGCCAGCTGTTGCTTTATGAGTTGCAGTCAGCTATGTCTGAGGAAAACAAGAAACTCAGCCTTACTCAGTTGATAGACCACTGTGGGTTAGATGATAAACTGCTACACTacaacagaaatgaagaagaatttATGGGtgtttaa
- the SFR1 gene encoding swi5-dependent recombination DNA repair protein 1 homolog isoform X2: MSATLRERLRKTRFSFNSCYSAVKRLKVENEENDQTFPEEPSIEENCLDFQENFKHIDSPFKESTCLKNTFKSISACESKSLDTESRSDLQSDFVNEDLSKQGLSEERAKLVKQIEEKEDLLRRLKLVKMYRSKNDLSQLQLLIQKWRSCSQLLLYELQSAMSEENKKLSLTQLIDHCGLDDKLLHYNRNEEEFMGV; this comes from the exons ATGAGTGCAACACTTAGAGAACGACTAAGGAAAACtagattttcatttaattcctGTTACAGTGCGGTAAAACGTCTTAAAGTAGAGAATGAAGAAAACGATCAGACTTTTCCTGAGGAACCTTCAATAGAGGAAAACTGTTTggattttcaagaaaattttaaacacatagACAGTCCATTCAAAGAAAGTACATGTTTGAAAAATACCTTCAAGAGTATCAGTGCTTGTGAATCTAAGTCTCTTGATACTGAGTCACGCAGTGATCTCCAGAGTGACTTTGTGAATGAGGATCTTTCCAAACAAGGATTAAGTGAAGAAAGAGCAAAATTGGTGAAGCAGATTGAGGAGAAAGAAGATCTTCTTCGGAGGCTAAAACTGGTCAAAATGTATAGATCAAAG aatgaCCTGTCTCAGTTACAGTTGTTAATACAGAAGTGGAGAAGCTGTAGCCAGCTGTTGCTTTATGAGTTGCAGTCAGCTATGTCTGAGGAAAACAAGAAACTCAGCCTTACTCAGTTGATAGACCACTGTGGGTTAGATGATAAACTGCTACACTacaacagaaatgaagaagaatttATGGGtgtttaa